A window of Juglans regia cultivar Chandler chromosome 7, Walnut 2.0, whole genome shotgun sequence contains these coding sequences:
- the LOC108981831 gene encoding glyoxylate/hydroxypyruvate reductase HPR3-like produces the protein MAATPPPVENRSQPLPQVIVPIPPTVLNFFGDTFSKKFELLKAWESPLPLDQFLAAHAQSVQAMLCSSTGPRIVPEILRLLPSLRLVVTTSTGLNHIDLSECRRLGIAVADAGEVFSEDVADMAVGLLIDLLRKVSAADRYVRQGLWAAKGDYPLGSKLGGKQIGIVGLGSIGFLVAKRLEAFGCSILYNSRKRKDFVSYPFYTNICELAAKSDALIICCGLNEQTRHMINRGVLLALGKEGVIINIGRGPIIDEKDLVQCLVQGEIGGAGLDVFENEPSVPKELFDLDNVVLSPHSAVYTPESFKVLCDIMIGNLEAFFSDKPLLSPVMYE, from the exons ATGGCTGCAACTCCCCCACCTGTTGAAAATCGATCCCAACCTCTACCGCAAGTCATAGTCCCGATACCACCaactgttttaaattttttcggGGACACTTTCTCGAAAAAGTTTGAGCTTCTCAAAGCATGGGAATCCCCGCTCCCTCTCGACCAATTCTTGGCCGCCCATGCACAGTCAGTCCAGGCCATGCTATGCTCCAGCACCGGCCCTCGAATAGTCCCCGAGATCTTACGGCTCCTGCCTTCGCTCAGGCTCGTCGTTACCACCAGCACCGGCCTCAACCACATCGATCTGAGCGAGTGCCGGCGCCTTGGAATCGCTGTAGCCGATGCTGGAGAAGTGTTCTCTGAGGATGTTGCGGACATGGCGGTGGGGCTGTTGATTGATTTACTGAGAAAGGTTTCGGCCGCTGATCGGTATGTGAGACAAGGTCTTTGGGCTGCTAAGGGGGATTACCCACTTGGGTCTAAG TTAGGAGGCAAGCAAATTGGGATTGTTGGATTGGGAAGCATTGGCTTCCTCGTAGCCAAAAGGCTTGAGGCATTTGGTTGCAGCATCTTATACAACTCGAGGAAGAGGAAGGACTTTGTGTCTTACCCTTTCTATACAAATATCTGTGAACTTGCGGCTAAAAGCGATGCCCTAATTATATGTTGTGGATTGAATGAACAAACTCGGCACATGATCAATAGGGGAGTTTTACTGGCATTGGGGAAGGAAGGAGTCATCATCAATATCGGACGAGGGCCTATTATCGATGAGAAGGACCTGGTACAGTGTTTGGTGCAAGGAGAGATTGGAGGCGCTGGTTTGGATGTGTTCGAGAATGAGCCTAGTGTTCCCAAAGAGCTCTTTGATTTGGATAATGTCGTGTTGTCGCCGCATTCGGCTGTATATACACCCGAATCTTTCAAGGTTTTATGTGACATAATGATTGGGAATTTGGAAGCTTTCTTTTCAGACAAACCCTTGCTCTCTCCAGTCATGTATGAATGA
- the LOC108981830 gene encoding UTP:RNA uridylyltransferase 1-like: MAGGVGEQPPPPPPPANAGDFLLSLLQNQHHLQQQHQTHPQQQQHSLTVDPAVAAVGPSLPFAPPPWPSISNGPDLPYPLFPWPQSVSSPSGFPPNFLGFPQNPFPPPRNQFPGNHFPGNQIAANHILLGEDSRTLVFPGNDARGSRRIDNSIGQQKHQEPELKFGSFPSEIRSTEGLLKENSEGSLDSSQFTILKEREAGSGSRSYNGLDRNMANPRANSKSNQNSDALRRGNYISREQERRGGELGKQYHSGNYKSTPPPPPGFPSQQRGKGNWDSGNRRGLEHNVDKERANHLEFGNSNVFWEAEDVMMRRLSMKDGKTRGEKLGQLVLSGQLDHPGPPTGSNLHSVSAPDIEESTSKLHSEIDQYENGNNYRSRDKLKEESHELDDFSEQLVDSLLLEDESAGKHSSSQRRISREKDARKDNRGKQLLSQRMRMMKRQMQLRSDMGIFNEPFLAIYESLIPAEEEKAKQKQLLQLLERLVCKEWPKARIYLYGSCANSFGVSKSDIDVCLAIEYTDTDKSEILLRLADILQSDNLQNVQALTRARVPIVKLMDPMTGLSCDICINNVLAVINTKLLRDYAQIDARLRQLAFIVKHWAKSRGVNETYQGTLSSYAYVIMCIHFLQQRRPAILPCLQEMETTYSVTVDDVECAFFDQVEKLHNFGSRNKETIAQLVWAFFNYWAYRHDYANSVISVRTGSIISKQEKDWTRRIGNDRHLICIEDPFEVSHDLGRVVDKHSIKVLREEFERAADIMQYDPNPCVKLFEPYLHS, from the exons ATGGCAGGCGGCGTAGGCGAACAGCCCCCGCCCCCTCCTCCTCCTGCAAACGCCGGCGATTTCCTACTCTCTCTCCTCCAAAACCAGCACCACCTCCAACAACAACATCAGACTCATCCACAACAGCAGCAGCATTCTCTGACCGTCGATCCTGCCGTCGCGGCTGTGGGCCCCTCCCTCCCCTTCGCTCCGCCTCCATGGCCGTCCATCTCTAATGGCCCCGATCTGCCTTATCCTCTTTTTCCTTGGCCTCAGTCTGTCTCCTCTCCCTCGGGTTTTCCTCCGAACTTCCTAGGGTTTCCGCAAAACCCTTTCCCCCCTCCTCGGAATCAGTTTCCTGGAAACCATTTCCCTGGGAATCAAATCGCGGCCAATCACATTCTCCTCGGTGAGGACTCGAGAACATTAGTGTTTCCGGGTAATGACGCTAGAGGCAGTCGTAGAATCGATAATTCTATTGGGCAGCAGAAGCATCAAGAGCCTGAGCTGAAGTTCGGCTCCTTTCCTAGCGAAATCCGGAGCACTGAGGGTTTATTAAAGGAGAATTCTGAGGGCTCTTTGGATAGTTCACAGTTCACTATTTTAAAGGAGCGAGAAGCAGGTTCAGGGAGCAGGAGCTACAATGGGTTGGATAGGAATATGGCCAATCCTCGGGCAAATTCTAAGTCAAATCAAAATTCAGACGCTCTTCGGCGTGGGAATTATATTTCTCGAGAGCAAGAGCGACGAGGGGGCGAACTAGGGAAGCAGTACCACAGTGGGAACTATAAGTCTACGCCGCCACCCCCACCGGGGTTTCCAAGCCAGCAAAGGGGAAAAGGGAATTGGGATTCTGGGAATAGGAGAGGGTTGGAGCACAATGTGGATAAGGAAAGGGCGAATCATCTTGAATTTGGTAATAGCAACGTTTTCTGGGAAGCTGAGGACGTCATGATGAGGAGATTATCAATGAAAGACGGTAAAACTCGCGGTGAAAAGTTAGGTCAATTGGTCCTTAGTGGACAGCTTGATCACCCAGGACCGCCAACGGGGAGTAACCTTCATTCCGTGTCGGCTCCGGATATTGAAGAGTCCACATCGAAGTTGCATAGTGAAATTGATCAATATGAGAATGGCAATAATTACCGAAGTCGAGATAAGTTGAAGGAGGAAAGTCATGAACTAGATGATTTTAGCGAGCAGCTTGTAGATTCATTGTTGCTCGAGGATGAGTCTGCTGGCAAGCATAGCTCAAGCCAACGGCGTATTTCTCGAGAGAAG GATGCCAGGAAGGATAACAGAGGGAAACAGCTACTTAGCCAAAGGATGAGAATGATGAAAAGGCAGATGCAATTACGAAGTGACATGGGCATATTTAATGAACCTTTTCTTGCAATTTATGAGTCCCTAATACCTGCGGAGGAAGAGAAGGCAAAGCAGAAGCAATTGTTACAATTATTGGAGAGACTGGTTTGCAAAGAATGGCCTAAAGCTCGGATTTATCTTTATGGATCATGTGCAAACTCGTTCGGAGTTTCTaaaagtgatattgatgtttGTCTTGCAATTGAATACACAGATACTGATAAGTCTGAGATCTTACTGAGGTTGGCCGACATTTTACAGTCAGATAATCTCCAGAATGTGCAG GCGCTGACACGTGCTAGGGTCCCCATAGTAAAGCTTATGGATCCAATGACTGGACTTTCCTGTGACATATGCATTAACAATGTTTTGGCCGTCATAAATACTAAGCTTCTACGAGATTACGCTCAAATAGATGCGAGATTACGGCAGTTGGCTTTTATTGTAAAACATTGGGCCAAGTCAAGAGGAGTCAATGAAACTTACCAAGGAACTCTGTCTAGCTATGC GTATGTCATAATGTGCATACATTTCTTACAACAGCGCAGGCCTGCCATCCTTCCCTGCTTACAG GAAATGGAGACTACATACTCTGTGACCGTAGATGATGTCGAATGTGCTTTCTTTGATCAAGTTGAAAAACTACACAATTTTGGATCGCGTAACAAGGAAACTATTGCTCAGCTGGTGTGGGCGTTTTTCAATTATTGGGCATATCGTCATGATTATGCAAATTCTGTCATATCTGTTCGTACAGGAAGCATAATCAG CAAGCAAGAAAAAGACTGGACACGTAGGATTGGGAATGATCGTCATTTGATATGCATAGAGGATCCATTTGAGGTATCTCACGACCTTGGTCGAGTGGTGGACAAGCACAGCATAAAAGTTCTGAGGGAGGAGTTCGAACGTGCAGCCGACATCATGCAGTATGATCCAAATCCTTGTGTGAAGCTCTTTGAACCCTACCTTCATAGTTGA